ATACTTTTCAAGTATGAAATCATTTCATTCCCTTTATTTGTTTTGGAAATATGTATACATTGAAaagggacaatcaaataagaacaaccttaaaatgagaacacggtaaaaacatttaaaagctactttttgatgtattaaaaatccataaaactaacagtgtataactaattatcactatttaagtgtttaataacacattagtctgtcaaaatcgaaaaaatcatgttttttgttttgtgcatccatcttggatggatattcatcaaaatgatgcatccaacaaaaaaaacgtaatttttttttattttgatggatcaatttgttgttaaacacttaaataatgataattagttatgcactatgttagttttatggacttttaatgcatcaaaatgataattttaagtgttctcatcgtttttattttaaaaatgttcttACCGGAGTATTACCCTATATTGAAATTTAGCCATATATTACCGATCTTGGTTTATGTAAAAGTTGTACAgtgtattttaaataatacacAGTTCCAACTGAGTACTGTATGACAAAGTTTGatagtgcatatatatatatatcagtatatcaccttactatttatattaaaatttgctatacaataaattttataaGTGTCCGTTATGGTGCATTTGGTGGTTCAACATGGAGATGACTAGCCACTTAATGTGGACGATGGTGGCACGTCAGATGGTTTTCACGGTGACATGTATGTGGTCGTAGACTTCCCTGTGAGGTTCAGGTTGGGAGTTAAAGTGGGCCAAGAAATTATCTTTATGCATCTCAGGTGATGTTCACGGTGACGTGTTAAAATGTTGTGTTGTGGTGAGATAAAATAGTGTGTTGTTTCCGGTCGTCTAGCATGGTCTTTTCCCATAGCCAATACTTTTTACTTGTGTAGAGTTGTGGGATtgttatctatctatctatactatgcTATAATACATGTTCGTTGTATCTTAAAACTTGATATTTTAAGTGAATGATAGCATTATGTTTaccttttttacttttgtatttatttacacaatcatttttaaaaaaaaattctctacGATAAATACAAGTTTTATACTGTATATTCGATGCATAACGTATATGCATTTAATaattacgagagcaagtacccgcatgttgcggcggtgagatggtggggtgataggccatacagtgtgataggtcatagaaggtgattggttataaagtgtgatagtcaaatgccttagccatacgggctccgcccttagatttaaaaattcgtcgaaaatatatcgaatgacatctctaatgaaagagcataaaattttaagaacacctatataatttttatgatttattgatgtatggtttttaagataaaagattttgaagaattagaggaataaaatgatttatgaaggagagagaaagttgtatgcattaaagtatggtacatcatgcattaatatgtatatatattattgaaattgaatgttaaaagttaaaaaatgaatttattttataatccggtataaatataatataactatcaATGTATCACTATCTATTACCTTCACTTTGTCATGCACTTTATTTCTGACCCATTactcacttttttctttttttttacattttgctCTTTTAGGTTAACCAATACTTCCTTTTGCTTTTATTCTATGCTGGTTAGAAGTTTCTTACTATCCTTGGCCCGACATCCATGGCAAAGTTTCTTTAATCAAAATGTTCTTTTACACCTTTGTAGTCTAGTACTTTTGACCTTGAAAGGACTCAATTATCCACATGTAAAATAGTTGAGTGCAagccttttatttataaatcgtTTACGATAGGAAGGGTTgcacaccttttttttttttttttcttttctatatttatAGTTCTATACCTacttataaaaaatagtttttttacttctaaaaatgttgaaagttactcAATACAATATGACATAAATATCCCAatatactcttttttttcttcaaatcattctcttctttattcattaatttaactattttgactaatatacctaaaattttattaatgaaataaattatacacCAGtctttcaacttttaaaataattactcaaactattatattaattacatttacatcaataacctagaCTACTTTTCGTCACCACCATCAGACGCCTCCACCACCCGTCACAACGTGCTGCATTGCCGCACCGCCACCGCATAGCGTGAGCACCATGCTAGTTTcattagtataatataatacgaTTAAAATAATACTTAGTGTAATTAATGGTAATGTGATAATTATGCGTTATACTTACTCTGCCTTATATAAGAATGTACAATATTTGTATTCTATGGTTACATGCGGATGGAATTTGTTTGTGCTCAAAGGCATGTTCGATGTTCCATTTGTGATGTTAATATACAATGTTTGTTAGCTAGTGCGCGTTCATCTGTGTTTGCTTTTGTACATTTGTGTTCATTTGGTTCAATTGTTATCTTTCATTAACACAAACGTACGAATATATGAATAAACAAATTTTCTTAGTAACCGAACATAAACACAATGTTCGATTATCATTTCGTAAATCGTTTATTATTTAACAAACGGACAtgaatagaatatatatatagcctcGTTCATGTTTGTTTGTTCGTTTGCAACGTTAGATATGAGAAAACAACAATACCTTATGACAGAGATAATAGATGTAAGATactaaaatgtaaaagtttaTCCCTAATCAAGAAAAGAGAATTAAActatcattaaaaataaaaaactcatGTCAATAATGTGTGGAAAAGTATATTTGGGAAATGATATCTTCAATCATATATTTGACTAACAATATTTATAAATGgttaatgagtatatatatgttacaagcTAGTTCGCAGTTTCGCACATTCGAAAATAGTATTAATTATCATCAAGTAGCATTGTACTTAGACtataatattaaaagagtaTAATAATCATACCGTTATTATTAAACTCATACTTCAAATGACATCACGATTGATCTCATATTTGAAGTAAGAtctttgaaatttgaaaaaaaataaatcggAAAAAGCGTTAATGTTTATACATAGCATGTAGCCGCGGGGTTATAGTCACATGCTCCCCCTTCATTTCCTACATgacttcatttatatatataccatccAACCAATTCAAAAAGACACACTCAAATTCACTCTCATTTTACACACACAACTTAAACACTTTTTTCTATTCTCACTTCAAAAAAGCCCTTCACCTTTTTTTAGGCCCATTTCAATTACTACTCTGGCGTTCCCAACTATGGATGTTCTAAGCTTActaaaattttggaaaattgccggtggtggtggtggtggtggcggagaAACATTGTCTGTTCGAGACTATGATTACGGTTCTTCGTTCGACGACGAAGAATCGTTTTTCGATTTAGTCTTGACAGACAATGACAAAGAAAACGACATTGAAACAAAATCCAGTTTCGTATTTGTGTCCCCTGAGGAAGTTTTtgttacaaataacaaaaaaacaccTCAGTCGCCTTTTCGAATTCTCATGTTGGGCTTACAAAACaccaacaacaaaacaaaacaaaccaaGCCCGAAAAAGAAGTAgaacaaaaacaagaagaagTTGTTAAGATTGGAGCATTATTGAAACGTGACAACAGTTTAAGACATAAGTTTCAAACAGAGAAATTGATAGATAGCAATGAGGCTCGAACGCCTTCAAAGCGGTTTTCGAAAGATGTTGTGAATAAGTATTTGAATATTATGAAACCTTCAAAAAGAAGTAATGAAAAATCAAGGTTTAATGATAAATGTAGCACTCCATCTTCGTCGCCCGCGTCATCTGTTTTTTCTCCTaggaaagaagagaaaaaaggtGGACGCGGGGCGGTATTTAAAGGGGTACGTAAACATTTAGGAAAATGTCGTTCGGCGTCTGCTATTTTGCAGACGCCAGTAACGAGAAGTGATGATTCTGCTTTAGAACAACAGAATTCTATCCAAGGGGCTATTCTTCATTGCAAAAAGTCTTATAACTCGCCTTCACAAggtataattataatatagtcAGATTATTTACACCTTTTATTACTAGTTTCTTACTTTGTTCTATTTAACTAATTTTTGGTTAAATGACTTTCAGATTGTTGTGTTCTATCAAGATCAGGAAGTGCACCATCAAACTTTGAAGAGGATGATAGAAGTAGCATTTGAAGAAGGGCAAATTAGAGggagaaaaattacaaaaaagttGTAACTGTAGTTTAAGTTGTATCTAGTAATTAGTATCTAGTATACTACTAGTATAGTAGTAAAACTGTAGGCATGATGTAAAAAGCTTTAATATGTGGCCTGTTTTTGTGTAATGTAAATGGAGCTACTATACATAATCTCAACTCTGTTTTTAGAATCTCAACTATTTTTCTAAGGGAATCATTTCCTATCTctgactatttttatttttatctttattatcaAGGACTTTAATTTGTGCATTCACCAATAATtcataactttcaaaaaaataaaattttttttcatacaCTGTCCGGCCGCATCTCATATTTgtcttccttttttattttaagtcaAAAGTTCGTAACCAAATTAGACACTAATGAACAATTGAATTGATACGAAGTTAAAGAAAATTATCTTTTACAAATCTTAGTTTGCTGTGTTACATTTAAAAAGAACACCAATCATACCCATAAAACTAATCAACTTTTAGAAATTATGTCAATCATACCGATTGGTATCATTCGAGTGGACAATATGCAAGTTTGTATATGCTTCGAATGGagtttcaaaagtttatattaaaTGAGTAGTCTAAGATATATACTTCAGGTGTAAGTTATTCTAAATTTTGAGAACCAAACGTCCATATCTTTTTCATCTACTAAATTAGAATTTCTTAACATTATGTTGGAACGTATAGACTATATATATCCATGTGGGCGTGTTCGAACGCCTTAAACAGTGTATTCAATAAGATGATAGAAAATAAATGGCTTAAAAATATTGTACAATACATGTTAAGAGTGTATATTGTTAAATGTCAAGTTTAAGTAAACTCTTTCGCTCAATGGTTGAAGCATCATCCCCTTGCATGGTTTTGAGTTTAAACTTTAGAGAAGACATAAGAATTAATTCCCTTGATAAGGGTTTAATTTGGGTATATCCATGTTCGAGTCTGAGGGGCAGGGTTTACAcccttattaatcgtcgtgccttcgggtgGATTAGTAGAGGTTTTTCCCCCAATCGGGTATTGGAAATAGACATGTCTATTCGaatgagctctctagcgcggacccggttaagacaacgtatgctatacatcccgctgtcgaatcgcaaCACAAAGTTTCCAGCGAAATTTactgtaaaaaagaaaaagtaaactGTTTTCTTATGTGACATTTTGTtgttaattttttcattttttaaaaaaaaactctaaaagttaaattgtataaaatcataatttaaATTGCTACCTAAAGTTTAAgcatttattttgaaaagtcaTTCAAAAGGAttcttacaacactttttcttATAAATTTATTAGTAAATATATTGAATCATTTAGCTTAACTAATGGGAAtgttaaaacatatttattttattttttaagatatgtgaccatacatataatatgaaattaaaagaatattaagtaatcattttataatatcttttaataatttatatattatctacttattataatattaccaataattataatattattgtctAATGGACATATTTAATCTAGCAAGTTATATAAGAGCACCCCTAATGGGCGGGGTAAATACTAACCAATACAATGTCACATCAACGTCACATCAGAAAAAATTTCTTTCTAATACATTTTCCTCAATTCACACCCAATACCTAATACATTCTAATACActccaacatatttatttttaaacttttgattaatatttttttatactataaataataataattataattaaataattaaataaataaatatataaataatactataataagaatataaatatatagatatctatCCTATTTCTTCAACCTCTCGACACATACACACaatgatacacatacacaaaacacacacatacacatatacacatagacatgtatgtatatataaatcgattttaaaaaaagttatatatatatatatatatatatattagggctTCTAACATCTTCCGATTTTCATTTTTGGTCTAGatcttttatcttctaaataCGGACACGTTAGCCTACCAGGATTTTGTAATATGATTGTGACATGAAGTCTAAAactaacactccggtgagaacagtcttttaagaacggtaagaacacttaaaaaacatcattttgatgcattaaaaatccataaaactaacatagtgcataactaattatcattatttaagtgtttaacaaaacattgtctatcaaaatcaagaaaatcatgttttttgctttgtgcatccattttggatgcatattcttcaaaaacgatgcatccaccaaaaaacgtgattttttagattttgacggatcaatgtgttgttaaacacttaaataatgataattagttatgcactatgttagttttatggacttttaatgcatcaaaatgatgttttttaagtgttcttaccgttcttattttaagactgttcttatttaattgtttCCCtatacacatgtatatatataattaatttatgaattaaaaaaaaacaaccaaacCTTCCGTATTACCCACCACAGACTGCTCTAATACGGCTCGAATACAGCCCACACCTAATGGTGTGGACCGTATTGAAAGTGGAATACGGTGAATACTAACGGACATTGTGGGTGCtctaataacttttaaaaaaacatagacAGATTATGGAgtatatcatattatcatgtTAGTATTGTTGTACACTTGTACTTAAACATAAATTACAAGAGTTAGAACACTAAAATTTCACAGTAAGTCTGTAATAGGTAAATGGAACATCAAAAATGTTACTATCTAAAAAAATTTAGTGTCTAACTTGTTTAATTTAGCTATAAGGTCTTCATTTGGATATCTATGTCGTACGTAATTCGTAAACAATTGTTGGAAAaagtataataacaatatgtaattccttatatttatatatatatatatatatatattacaaagtGATAGATTATTATGAAGCAATTAAAAGATATTCAGAATGAAAAACAGAACTAAATAAAATCAGCCACACGAACAATCCtgcaaaacaaagaaaatgtaataaaacaaaatataactgggcttgtgtttgacacaattaCCTTAAATAGATTCGCCTTCTGTTCCCAGAGTACGGTTGAAAGCAGCGTACTGCCAGACATTGATCACTTGTCTGAAAGAAGAACGGAACACAGAGATGGATGTTGTTTCAGAAAACTTGTACCCAATGATATCATAAAGCAGCTATAATGGTGAGTTGCGGGCCCCAATTTTTTGAGCTGCATTCGTGACCGCAGGTCGCGCGTACACGCATTGGTTCAAAGAATTTTGACCCAAAAATCCATTTTCTGCACCCCCTGCGCACGGGTAGGAGCCaaagtaaaacacaacacaagatctTACATAGCTTAGAAAATTCCACTTATAAACTAGTGGAAGTTTATATCccacaccaatgtgggacaaggTTTTCTAACTCcaacttatgcaccaaacacacaactttgagactcgatatctcattcacctttaacccaatttggacgcatcttagtttgttatgtagccttggccagagactacaaaacccactaaacggttcacgatatatgtcacacgaccatatatttattgatgtccaaagtgATGAAAAAATACACTTTTTCCCAACAACAATATCCTTTGCTCCCATATAATTTCACGATTGTTTGTTGTAAATTCAAATACAATTGCTTCTACTAGTCATATTTGTTCCTCAATCATCGAAGGAATTTATACAAATGGCTAATACCACATGCATGGCCGGGACCTATCACATGACAGAATAAAAATAATCGTTTAATATCTACATTACATTTCAATCATTCAATTTATGATTACAGAAAACTCATTATTTAACATCTAACACACCGACCAAACATCTCTtctttaagaaagaaaaaagaatgaaagaGAGGAGGGAACaatgtttgttttaaaaaacaattagtGAATGAAGGCATGTGGTATCAAGGAAACCATAGCCCTTGATTCTTGCTTGATGTTGTCTTAATGTCTACAATCTTAATTTCATTCCTCCCTCCTAATCAAGTTgacttttagttaattaatcaGAATGTTTAACTTTCAGTATACTGAGATGGTTTTAAATGAACCACTAACATGTTTGTGTAGGAAggttatctatatttttatattactaCATAGAAGTCTTTTTCTACATTCGGAATAACATTTTATATCTTTAATGAAACATCTTTTGgagttatataaaattattcaaAGTTTTAATGAACTAACTTACATCTTAAACATTtctcttctaaaatattttcactactATCTTTAAAtccaattacatttacatcaactaaCGCCACTCGACATTGCCACATATTATGCGGTTATCCTTTTAGTCTATAACTATATCTACACTATATATGAAGTAAAAACCATATAAAATATGATTCTCATAATCAAACACTTCATGTTCTgctattaaatagtataaataaacaaaacacaTCCTATAAAGAACCATACCAATCATACATAATTATCCTCACTCACTTTCTTCCCCCCTTTGTTTCAATTACGTACAAATACCATACCAATGACCCTTGTTAACCTTAAAGTCTCAAGTTTAATCTCTGTTTGACACAAAAAATAATCcctttaaaatatatgttatcaATAAAGCTTAGACATACATGTGAACTTCTAAAGACACGAGCTCGATCTTTCGGGGTTCCATCCTTCAAGGTTAAAGTATTAAGCTTTAATCTTAGACCGTGATCATTTTAATTTAAGGATAAAAATGATCCAATTTTATCTCAACTTTAATAGATTCTTATCTATATGTAAACATGTGAGGTTTATCATTTTTTGGATTATCAATAGATATTTATCTAAAGTTTAAATTATCGATAGGAAGACAATCATTATAAcctatataaattattttggcGTGAACAGAACCTAGCTAGTTCAGCTGGCTTGCCTACatatttgcttttttttttgcctGTTTGATTATCGATTTTGCAGTCTTCTTATCATTTTAATGTTTTACATTTTACCTATTAAATCTTGAAACTTTTTTTGCCAttaaggttttatttttgagggtaacttttttcttttttctaggATTTATAATACCTTAGTTTTCTTTACCataaaagtttttaacttttagtttttatcttctaaaaaagtTTGCAATTTTATATTTAGCCATAAATTTTACCAAAAATTGCCAAAAACTTGTGCTTAAGATTTGTCGTGTATTGTTTAACTAAATGTTTTTCCTAAAATGTTTTTCCTTAGTCTGATAGTAACAGTTAACATGTTTAAATTTATGACCCGCATTCAAGTTGATATATGGTAACGGCCGGGTATAATACTAGTTTTATCTCAAATGTAAATGACTTAAACAGAATATCCAAGTGGTTATTTCTAAACACTTCTTTGGTTGATTATCCCGAAATTTAATGTAAAAAGATTTAAGTCTTACTTTTGGTTtattaaacttaataattaattaaaaatttaatacattaactcaaattttatatttatattttgtttatttaataaatagatTTGAAGCATCAATTACCAAATTTTTGCTTATTACATATAAACATTATCTACGCATTTAGCCACTTAATTAATACACATTTGgtacttaatgactaaaaaagaAACGAACCCTAAATCTAAGATTTAAGATGTCGGAACTCTAAACAACTATGATACCTTATGAAACGGTAAGGATATATAAGAATatattatctaccaataaaataaaacaagattgacatgttcttgaaacgacacgtggcgtaatccttgatcgacacgtgtccttttaatttatttatttagttaaattagttttttttttaattatacataaatttaatttctttataagacttagaattaaactataactcttggcttattaatacaaaagacatttacatccttatttgattgattgttttctcattaataaattttttttctttctcaatttttcaactcctattacttatattaattataataagttattaatttgAAGACtaaaaaaatttgagtttacgatttgAAATCACAGGACTATCTGTTATCATCCACTATACTTACAAGCTCTGATTTTGATGTCGTTCTAAAAggttaaggtaaatccaaaactttaactaaacatatattatatttatcattttcgatcatcggtttattttaaatataacttatttcatactcacgaatcatgtatgagtcatattcaaatttttttattatacaatctatatagttaccgtacatcgtacgggtattaggaatagtatatatacttatagtggggttgggtattgtaaaacaagtattatggtaaaacaaataagataaaatcttaacccttagatcatggttaaattgatgcacgaagaatcacaaaacaattgatgtgcgatgatttttatgatgcatagTAGTTATCGttgtaaaaaaaactattattttatttgttttacattaatacctgttttattttacctaaaaaatAGTTATGTTTTACAGTATAACTCTATTATCAAAGGAAATcgatgttttataaaagtttattcAATACCAGCTTTGTGCATGAACACAAAAGCAAATCTGAATTAAAATACACAAAATCTTATCAAAGTAAATCTACAAGGGCGATGAAACTGCATCTTTCTTCTTGAATTCTATGCTAAAACAAACACTATAATTGAGAAGCATCCAAAAATTATCCTTcatttaaatatgaatatacaTAGAAGTCATAGTCatcaaactcgtacgagtcacgagtcgactcatacgagtcgagtcaaaacaaaGGGAAAACGAAGCGACTCGATGGAATGACTCGTTTTACTCTAGACTCgtaacatgactcgtgttttgtgGTGTGAGTCGGTTCGAGTCATgagtcgagtcacgagtcacaaaataattttcaatttttttattttattattttttttaaaacataactctttcatatgcttttaaatttgatttaactTTAAGAGTATTTCTATTTTTAGcttaatatattaatacattACAATATGTTTACAATAAATACTTGCacataattacaaaaatatacattttcaaatatcctgactcttacgattTGAGTCAAATTTCAAATCACGAATCGAAAAATCAAATTTCGAGTCGAGTACTCGAGAtttacgagtcgacaactatgcaTGCAGTCATGCAGTACTATATACAAGTTCATTCTGGGtcctttataaatatttaatttatagctTAGACTCAACGCTgcataaacaaatatttatgttttgttagccCAAGATT
The Erigeron canadensis isolate Cc75 chromosome 2, C_canadensis_v1, whole genome shotgun sequence DNA segment above includes these coding regions:
- the LOC122588019 gene encoding membrane-associated kinase regulator 5 — its product is MDVLSLLKFWKIAGGGGGGGGETLSVRDYDYGSSFDDEESFFDLVLTDNDKENDIETKSSFVFVSPEEVFVTNNKKTPQSPFRILMLGLQNTNNKTKQTKPEKEVEQKQEEVVKIGALLKRDNSLRHKFQTEKLIDSNEARTPSKRFSKDVVNKYLNIMKPSKRSNEKSRFNDKCSTPSSSPASSVFSPRKEEKKGGRGAVFKGVRKHLGKCRSASAILQTPVTRSDDSALEQQNSIQGAILHCKKSYNSPSQDCCVLSRSGSAPSNFEEDDRSSI